Sequence from the Diorhabda carinulata isolate Delta chromosome 5, icDioCari1.1, whole genome shotgun sequence genome:
CAGTATAGGAATCGAGCCCAGATGTATTAGTTACGCGCTAGAAACTTCAACTTATAAGATATCCTAGAGAGACGTATCGCATTTATATTTCACTCACCTACTTAATGAGTCCCACTCACTGAATCATTTTTAGTAATCTTAACAATTTTGTGCATTTCTAAACATTTGTTGTACCCATCATgctgacaattttttttattaaattctagCGTGTCAGATTCCTTTAGCACAGCCGTGTTCCATTTTGACCAAACAATGATAAGGTAGAAATAAGCTAATACCAAATGTATGAAGTAAAGAGGTAACGAAATTTAAAGTTTACCAGAATATTGGAAAAGTGTGAAAATACTCACCTTGATGACATATTCTTCTGGTGTCAATGTGAATGTATATCCACCCAAAACGAAATCTATATCTGGCATCGAAGATAGCTTACTGCAATCAATGACAGCTTCTCCGTTGATATTGAATGCAGTTCCTACTaactaaaattaatgataatcattttataaaataggtCTCGTAATAATTGATATCATTTGTATTCGCTCGAATTAGTTAAGTATACAGCACTCGTATGATGAGGtgaccaataaaaaaatactgttttctacacagaaaactgaaaatattttcattcgtaATCTGTTGCTTGGTGAATAAATGCCTGAGAAATACAAATGCTGAAAACTTTTTGTTACATATACGTGGATTGGTTCCAGAGTTACCTGGCGTACcctagagatggtggtagtAGCTAGAAAGAGCTAGAGTAGCTAGAGTAAAATAATTGGTAGGAGACCTTGAACGATTTttgaagaccagcatcgcagtggtcgatcaaatgaggtgattgcaccaaagcggtactggaccatcatttcacacccgaaactaaagaaaaatcgaaataatgGACTGAGAAGGAAGAACTGGCTCAGAAAAAGGCAAATACCGTCTGCAGGCAATGTCATGGCCATGGCCATGGGAtgtgcgtgggataatttccattgactaccttgaaaaaggaaaaactatcaacgacgagtattatgcgagtgacgaaatcaagcaaaaaaagGCGCATTTGCTTAAGAAGAAAGGGTTGGTcccatcaagacaatgcaccagaaCACATGTCCGTTATTACCATTGccaaaatcaattaattaaaatttgaattcctACCTTACGCATCCTATTAGCTAAATTTAACCCCCTAGGATTGTTTTCTGTTTCCAGATTTGCAAAAATGGCTCTATGATCAAAGATTTTCTAGCAATGAAGATATGATGTTGGCAGTTGATGGCTATTTGAGAAGcttgacaattcttattataaaaaaggtatctaacttattgaacatcgctgagaACATTGTATAGAGCTAAAAGAAGGTTAggttggaaaataaatatatttttttcaaaaatttttgtgctTTCTTGTTCTTCTGGGACCATCGTCGTACATTGCAATCAAGTACAAATATCAGCTACCGAGATGATTCAGACCAATAAAAGACAAGAAAATTTCATCTGCTGCATACTTATACCAATTATATTGAACACTACTGTTAAATTATTATGGGATAATGtagaaataatctttttttgtaatatataatCGATATTAACTCACTTTCTGAAGTTTGTCAATTTCTTCGGTAGGACCTGTGATTAAGCTGGTTCCAGTATCTACTATTGCGTGACATCCTCCACTACAAAATGTTTCTGATCCAATATTGATACTATCCATCTCAACTTGCCAGTAAGCTTGTCTAGACACTGGTAAATAAGTAAAGTTTCCTTTGTAGTATTTTGGATCGGATCCACCAAGTATTAATTCACCTCCGACTAATCCATAGGCATCTcttaaaataaggaaaaatgtgaaaaataaactagaaatacTGCAACATGATCGAAATAATCAGTAATGCACAGCAAGTTTTTTGTAATCTGAAAGAAACACTGaaggaatattaaaataaaaggtGATGAATGcttgtatgaaattaaaataagtttttcctATAACATTTCCTCAGCCTACCCCTTTCCAAGGTATTACCCTCTAAAtagtggtgactaaaattgagtttgtattttttttttccaaacatgTATGGCAATCCATGACATTACGTTAATGTATTTTGGCTATAGGTGGTTattcagtttatttatttttatataaaaagttataaaattattgtttatttttttttctctgcagctattggttttgggaaaaaaattatttcataaaactttatcttggaaaaaagttttgatatgaaataaagtgagggaaagttttgaaaaaaaatgaaaactcaattttagtcactgCTTTAGAGCTGGGGAAAGACCAATCACCTGAACTTTGTcacatgaatttagaaataccCTGAAACTATCTGCATGTGCATTACTCGTGACATTCACACCATGCAACTTTGGAGTTATTTTTCAGAAAGAGAAGGGAAATGTTTTGCTCCCATACCTCATTGTGATAAGGTCACTCAAAGTAAATAACAGCAATTCCAAGGAGATTTTTAGAATTGCTGCTACTTGTGGATTCAACGTCAAAgtgagtttatttatttatcattatcaatCATGTTTCATACCACAACAGGAATCCAGATCAGAAAGTAATTATACTCCAATATCTCCATATCTCCGAAtggtgatattttgaaaattcattttcacaTACCGATAAAAGCATTTATCGTGGCTAGTATCTATGATAAATTTCAACCATCCAGGATGTTCCAGAAGTAGTTGAATATATCTAGCATAAAGTCtaaagaattgaaattatttgatgcATGAAGTTTTTGCAAGAGTGAATTAGGATGACTGGTAATATGATATGTGTTGCtactttgttttataattggATGCTCAAATATTTTGAGTCACTTTGAccaaattcataataatttactttCTAGCTTCAAGCGAACTCCCCGTACAGATTTCTGCTATCCAATTCTTGACTTAAAATTTAGACGTACTTAAacagtttgagaaaaaaacttaGCATCAGGCTTACCTGTTCAAGTAAAAGGAAAATATTGGTTGGTCAACAACGTTTTGTTCAACCATCGTGTTGAAAACTGGAGTGATTCCGTTTACTGAAATGGTAGGATAACCCATACCTAAAATGCCATCGAATTGACCTGCTACAAAAGCCAAACCTGGTTCTTCCATAGCTTCAGCGAAAAGTTGGTTGGTGACTTGGATATCACCGACCTAAAAAGGagcaaataaaaatgatgaaatgaaacatttctcAGTGGTACTAAATATTTAGGTGTACTTGAAGTTTTTGAAGTAAACAGTCGTTCTTTTCCTTAGTTTGTCGTATATTTCTTTGAGCATAAAATATTACACTGAGAGCCCCGTATGAGAACCAACAAAGAGAAGCTTATAGGGTAGCTCACAATATGACGATTGACTGTACCTTATAGGGCCAAAAAGTAGGGCccgaaaatcaaattatttgccCCCTGCTACtcacaaatttaatatttggatCAGTGTATGCGACTTCTAAGGGTATTAAGTAATGGTAAGTAGAAGGGAGTAGATTACGACCTAATCTTAAAATTTCAGagaagtttttatttgttagttgattcaagaaatttaattttcattccaTAGATGATTAAATCTACTCCTAAATTACCGTCCACTTACAGAAATAAATCGTGATCTGATCAATATAAAGGTTGGCGAAGAGCTTGTTTAAGAATTTACGTGTTCTTTAACGTTAACAATACGATAAATTTGAGAAGGAAATATAGGTGAAAGTAAAACACTCACCTGTACATTATCTGATGAAACAAAGCCACTAAGTGAACCAGAACCATactgaatttcaaaatttgttccaTTTTCCTTATAAGTTGAAGATTTTTCCGAATTATATTTGGAATGGAGCtctaaaaatattgagtattttcatatttcgcAGATCAAAGACAATCTCAATACACAACAACAACTCACAAATGTTTATTCAACTACTGcaggtattttattttatttagaataaaattgtagattaatCAACAGGGATTCTAGAAATACCTGTGTGTATCGAcctattttgaaaatcaaaagaGAAAATAGGAAGAATATTCACTATTCACCtaagaaaaatatcttcaacagAGATTGCTTAATACTCTGAATAAGAACAAATGatctatttcataaaatatacatCACAGTTTAT
This genomic interval carries:
- the LOC130894052 gene encoding lysosomal aspartic protease-like, which encodes MVKLYNLLLLLVIVAAASSELHRIPLKKIDTARNLIKKIGLSKLKQGLLNKYGKVNEGSHVILTNYLDAQYYGEISIGTPPQTFNVIFDTGSSNLWVPSSKCNILNIACQLHSKYNSEKSSTYKENGTNFEIQYGSGSLSGFVSSDNVQVGDIQVTNQLFAEAMEEPGLAFVAGQFDGILGMGYPTISVNGITPVFNTMVEQNVVDQPIFSFYLNRDAYGLVGGELILGGSDPKYYKGNFTYLPVSRQAYWQVEMDSINIGSETFCSGGCHAIVDTGTSLITGPTEEIDKLQKLVGTAFNINGEAVIDCSKLSSMPDIDFVLGGYTFTLTPEEYVIKEESLLIDTCILGFMGLDVNIDGPLWILGDVFIGKYYSEFDMGNNRVGLAEAITENY